Proteins encoded within one genomic window of Brassica rapa cultivar Chiifu-401-42 chromosome A09, CAAS_Brap_v3.01, whole genome shotgun sequence:
- the LOC103837750 gene encoding subtilisin-like protease SBT1.7 — translation MTYSFLSSTAPFFIVFLYLGSCHVSNGAQQATYIVHMAKSQMPSSFDQHSLWYDSSLRSVSESAAMIYTYNNAIHGFATRLTPEEADSLMTQPGVISVRQEQRHELHTTRTPLFLGLDVHNGGLFPETSTSSNLVIGVLDSGVWPESKSFSDEGYGPIPPTWKGGCDAGTRFTMSLCNRKLIGARFFVRGYEAINGPVDESKESKSPRDDDGHGTHTASTAAGSVVEGANLLGFANGTARGIAYRARVAVYKVCWQPGCFSSDILAGIDKAIEDNVNILSISLSGITTYYTDDIAIGAFAAMERGIFVSCSAGNFGPSPFSVTNIAPWITTVGAGTLDRDFPALAILGNGKNYTGVSLFKGDDELPAKLLPFIYAGNASDDAIGYLCFPGTLIPEKVKGKIVMCDTGGVAPAMIGEVVKSAGGLGMIIANLAGRGEEVQAEAHFLPATAVGEKAGDIIRRYVLTDPNPTASIVIQGTVVNVKPSPVLAAFSSRGPNPITPNILKPDLIAPGVNILAAWTGSLGPTGLASDTRRVEFNIISGTSMSCPHVSGLAALLKSVHPEWSPAAIRSALMTTAYNTYKDGNPIIDISTGKPSTPFEHGAGHVSPTTAVNPGLIYDLTTVDYLDFLCALKYNSSQIGVVSRGNYTCDSSKTYSVADLNYPSFAVNVEGSDTYKYTRTVTSVGGAGSYSVKVTSETTAVKISIEPAVLNFREVNEKKSYSVTFTVDLSKPSGSNSFGSIEWSDGKHVVASPVAISWT, via the coding sequence ATGACATATTCGTTTCTTTCCTCCACTGCTCCCTTCTTTATCGTTTTTCTGTATCTCGGTTCCTGCCACGTCTCCAATGGAGCTCAACAAGCTACTTACATTGTTCACATGGCTAAATCTCAGATGCCCTCGAGCTTCGATCAACACTCTCTCTGGTACGATTCCTCACTCCGCTCAGTCTCAGAATCCGCTGCAATGATCTACACCTACAACAATGCAATACATGGATTCGCCACTCGGCTTACTCCCGAAGAAGCCGACTCCCTCATGACCCAACCTGGTGTCATCTCGGTTCGACAAGAGCAGCGGCACGAGTTACACACCACTCGGACTCCACTATTCCTAGGTCTAGATGTACACAACGGAGGCTTATTCCCCGAAACCAGCACATCTAGCAACCTTGTCATCGGAGTTCTCGACTCAGGTGTTTGGCCAGAGAGCAAAAGCTTCTCCGACGAAGGATACGGCCCCATTCCGCCTACATGGAAAGGCGGCTGCGACGCTGGGACTAGATTCACCATGTCGCTCTGTAACCGCAAACTAATCGGAGCTAGATTCTTCGTTCGGGGTTACGAAGCAATTAATGGGCCAGTGGACGAATCCAAAGAGTCAAAATCGCCTAGAGATGACGACGGTCACGGAACACACACGGCGTCAACCGCAGCGGGATCAGTGGTGGAAGGAGCTAATCTTTTAGGGTTTGCTAATGGAACGGCTCGTGGGATTGCTTATCGCGCTCGAGTGGCTGTTTACAAAGTTTGTTGGCAACCTGGTTGCTTCAGCTCAGATATTTTAGCTGGAATCGATAAAGCCATCGAAGATAATGTCAACATTCTGTCTATATCTCTCAGCGGTATAACGACATATTATACAGACGATATTGCCATTGGAGCATTTGCAGCCATGGAAAGAGGGATCTTTGTTTCTTGCTCGGCTGGTAATTTTGGTCCCAGCCCTTTCAGTGTAACGAACATAGCTCCGTGGATTACTACTGTTGGTGCTGGTACATTAGATCGTGATTTTCCCGCGCTCGCGATTCTCGGAAATGGGAAGAACTACACTGGAGTTTCGTTGTTTAAAGGTGATGATGAACTTCCGGCTAAATTGTTGCCATTTATTTACGCGGGGAATGCTAGTGATGATGCTATTGGATATCTTTGTTTCCCCGGAACACTAATTCCTGAGAAGGTAAAGGGGAAGATCGTAATGTGCGATACAGGAGGAGTGGCTCCGGCTATGATAGGGGAGGTGGTGAAAAGTGCTGGTGGACTCGGAATGATTATAGCGAATTTGGCAGGGAGAGGAGAAGAAGTTCAGGCGGAGGCTCACTTTTTACCGGCGACCGCTGTGGGAGAGAAAGCCGGTGACATTATCCGCCGCTACGTCTTGACCGATCCGAATCCAACGGCTTCAATTGTGATCCAAGGCACTGTCGTCAACGTCAAGCCATCTCCTGTGCTTGCAGCTTTTAGCTCGCGAGGACCTAATCCCATAACGCCAAACATTCTCAAACCGGACTTGATTGCTCCGGGAGTCAATATCCTCGCAGCATGGACCGGATCTCTGGGTCCCACCGGACTAGCTTCTGATACTCGCCGCGTGGAATTCAACATCATCTCAGGAACGTCCATGTCTTGCCCTCACGTCAGCGGTTTAGCGGCTCTTCTCAAGTCTGTGCATCCCGAATGGAGCCCGGCGGCGATTCGATCGGCTCTCATGACCACCGCTTACAATACCTACAAAGACGGAAACCCGATCATTGACATCTCGACGGGGAAACCTTCAACGCCGTTCGAGCACGGTGCAGGACATGTATCGCCAACGACCGCCGTCAATCCAGGACTCATCTACGATCTAACGACGGTGGATTATTTAGATTTCCTCTGCGCATTAAAATACAATTCGTCGCAGATCGGAGTCGTGTCGAGAGGCAATTACACTTGCGACTCGAGCAAAACTTACTCCGTCGCTGATCTAAACTATCCGTCGTTTGCCGTTAACGTCGAGGGCTCCGACACGTACAAGTACACACGCACTGTCACGAGCGTGGGAGGAGCTGGGTCATACTCGGTTAAAGTAACGTCGGAGACAACAGCAGTGAAGATTTCAATTGAACCGGCGGTTTTGAATTTTAGAGAAGTGAACGAGAAGAAATCGTATTCAGTGACGTTTACAGTTGACTTGTCTAAGCCGTCAGGGTCTAACAGCTTCGGGAGCATCGAGTGGTCAGATGGGAAACACGTGGTGGCCAGTCCGGTGGCAATTAGCTGGACATAA
- the LOC103837752 gene encoding protein CONSERVED IN THE GREEN LINEAGE AND DIATOMS 27, chloroplastic: protein MLRLNANYPFFPNKPHRVCNRKLGTYYDSSSMFKHGGVGDDADKKKLFLRVSVKAMKEEGNGSGSMSFSGQSWDPSSEIQVPSEQRPVNEYSSLKEGMLYSWGELAPSQFFLRLGGLWLVTFTVLGVPIAAASFNPSREPLRFAIAAGTGTLFLVSLIVLRIYLGWSYVGDRLLSAVIPYEESGWYDGQMWVKPPEVLARDRLLGSYKVKPVIKMLKQTLVGTGALLVSAFVLFVFATPVEDFFKTTLGSNDEVSISRINNNRFNMRKEQLLRLPIDVVTNDDLAAAAAEAADGRPVYCRDRYYRALAGGQYCKWEDLVK, encoded by the exons ATGCTCAGATTAAACGCTAATTACCCTTTCTTTCCCAACAAACCCCACCGAGTTTGTAATAGAAAGCTCGGGACTTACTATGATTCTTCGTCGATGTTTAAACATGGCGGAGTTGGCGATGATGCTGATAAGAAGAAGCTGTTTCTAAGAGTTTCTGTGAAAGCAATGAAGGAAGAAGGTAACGGAAGTGGAAGCATGAGTTTCTCTGGACAAAGCTGGGATCCAAGTTCTGAGATACAAGTTCCTTCAGAACAGAGACCT GTGAATGAGTATTCGTCTTTGAAGGAAGGGATGTTGTATTCATGGGGAGAATTGGCTCCAAGCCAGTTTTTTCTTCGTCTTGGTGGTCTTTGGCTTGTGACTTTCACTGTTCTTGGTGTTCCCATCGCAGCTGCTAGCTTTAATCCTTCCAGA GAACCTTTGAGGTTTGCTATAGCTGCAGGGACAGGAACCTTGTTCCTGGTTTCATTGATTGTCTTGAGAATTTACCTG GGATGGAGCTATGTTGGAGATAGATTACTTTCTGCGGTTATTCCATACGAAGAGAGCGGATGGTATGATGGCCAAATGTGGGTTAAGCCACCTGAG GTATTGGCTCGGGACAGGTTGTTAGGTTCTTACAAG GTGAAGCCAGTAATCAAGATGCTGAAACAAACATTGGTTGGAACAGGAGCTTTACTCGTTTCAGCATTCGTGCTATTCGTCTTTGCAACACCAGTCGAGGATTTCTTTAAAACCACTCTAGGATCCAACGATGAGGTTTCTATTTCAAGAATCAACAACAACAGGTTCAATATGAG GAAAGAACAATTGCTTCGGTTGCCAATAGATGTTGTGACCAATGATGACTTGGCAGCAGCGGCGGCTGAGGCTGCTGATGGAAGACCCGTCTATTGCAGAGACCGTTACTACCGTGCATTAGCCGGTGGTCAATACTGCAAATGGGAAGATCTTGTTAAATAG
- the LOC103837754 gene encoding uncharacterized protein LOC103837754 produces the protein MEKLLNPYEKQYMKMAMLKHEETFKQQVNELHRLYQVQKILMENMQINKGNNVSSGLETFNRTVDHETDRLARRDSGGNNTDIMDESEIELTLGPSCYSGELMRMNKKNKNSLPEMIDENLNSDGWSFWSSSTGSSNNNHNNLEEQVIQEKLMKHQNQKQPWLRALTLNII, from the exons ATGGAGAAGCTTCTTAATCCTTACGAAAAGCAATACATGAAAATGGCTATGCTCAAACATGAAGAAACTTTCAAGCAACAG GTAAATGAACTTCATAGGCTATATCAAGTCCAGAAGATCTTGATGGAAAACATGCAGATCAACAAGGGAAATAATGTAAGCTCAGGACTAGAGACTTTCAACAGAACAGTTGACCATGAGACTGACCGGTTGGCGAGAAGAGATTCCGGTGGTAATAATACAGATATTATGGACGAGAGTGAGATCGAGCTAACGCTTGGACCTTCATGCTACAGTGGTGAGTTGATGAGAATGAACAAGAAGAATAAGAACTCTTTGCCGGAGATGATTGACGAAAATTTAAATTCCGATGGCTGGAGTTTCTGGTCGTCTTCGACAGGGTCAAGCAATAATAATCACAACAATCTTGAAGAACAAGTAATCCAAGAGAAGTTGATGAAACATCAGAATCAGAAGCAGCCATGGCTTCGAGCATTGACCttgaatattatttaa
- the LOC103837755 gene encoding subtilisin-like protease SBT1.7 — translation MSSSFLSSTASFFIFLLYLSSFHVSDGAQQSTYIVHMAKSQMPSSFDQHSLWYESSLKSASESAEMLYTYNNAIHGFATRLTPEEADSLMVQPGVISVQSEQQYELHTTRTPLFLGLEVHNAGLFPETGAASDVVIGVLDTGVWPESKSFSDEGYGPVPSTWKGECETGTNFTASLCNRKLIGARFFVTGYEKINGPVDESKESRSPRDDDGHGTHTASTAAGSVVEGANLLGFANGTARGMAYRARVAVYKVCWKPTCFGSDVLAGIDKAIEDNVNVLSISLGRRRRDYNNEIAIGAFSAMERGIFVSCSAGNDGPNPFSLSNVAPWITTVGAGTLDRDFPALVTLGNGKYYTGVSLFKGDALSSKLLPFVYAGNASNNATYGNFCFPGTLIPEKVKGKIVMCEKGVNVRVEKGEVVKAAGGLGMILANTAYEGEERTANAFLLPATTVGEKASDIIRHYAFTDPNPTASIVFQGTVVNVQPSPVLAAFSSRGPNPITPNILKPDLIAPGVNILAAWTGAVGPSGLASDTRRVEFNIISGTSMSCPHVSGLAALLKSVYPEWSPAAIRSALMTTAYNTYKDGNPIIDIATGIPSTPFEHGAGHVSPTTAVNPGLIYDLTTADYLGFLCALKYNSSLIRIISRGNYTCDPSKTYSVADLNYPSFAVNVDGSSTYKYTRTVTNVGGAGSYSVKVTSETTAVKISVEPAILNFKEVNEKKSYEVTFTVDSSKPSGSNSFGSIEWSDGKHVVASPVAISWP, via the coding sequence atgtcttcttcgtTTCTCTCCTCCACTGcttccttcttcatctttttaCTCTATCTGAGTTCCTTCCACGTCTCCGATGGAGCTCAACAATCTACTTACATCGTTCACATGGCTAAATCTCAGATGCCCTCGAGCTTCGACCAACACTCTCTCTGGTACGAGTCCTCTCTCAAGTCTGCGTCAGAATCTGCTGAAATGCTCTACACTTACAACAACGCAATTCATGGATTCGCCACTCGGCTTACTCCCGAAGAAGCCGACTCACTCATGGTCCAACCAGGTGTCATCTCGGTTCAATCAGAGCAGCAGTACGAGTTACACACCACTCGGACTCCACTGTTCCTCGGCCTCGAAGTACACAACGCAGGCTTATTCCCTGAAACAGGCGCAGCCAGTGACGTCGTCATCGGAGTTCTCGACACCGGTGTTTGGCCAGAGAGCAAAAGCTTCTCCGACGAAGGGTACGGTCCTGTTCCGTCTACATGGAAAGGCGAATGCGAGACTGGGACTAATTTCACAGCTTCCCTCTGTAACCGCAAACTAATCGGAGCTAGATTCTTCGTTACGGGTTACGAAAAAATTAATGGGCCAGTGGACGAATCTAAAGAGTCGAGATCGCCTAGAGACGACGACGGTCATGGAACACACACAGCTTCAACCGCGGCTGGATCCGTCGTAGAAGGAGCTAACCTTTTGGGCTTTGCAAACGGGACGGCTCGTGGGATGGCTTATCGCGCTAGAGTGGCTGTTTATAAAGTTTGTTGGAAACCTACTTGCTTCGGCTCAGATGTTTTAGCTGGAATCGATAAAGCCATCGAAGATAATGTCAATGTTCTGTCAATATCTCTAGGCAGAAGAAGGAGAGATTATAATAACGAGATTGCCATTGGAGCATTCTCGGCCATGGAAAGAGGGATATTTGTTTCCTGCTCTGCTGGTAATGATGGTCCCAACCCTTTCAGTTTATCGAATGTAGCTCCATGGATTACTACTGTTGGTGCTGGTACATTAGATCGTGATTTTCCCGCGCTCGTGACTCTCGGCAACGGGAAATATTATACTGGAGTTTCCTTGTTTAAAGGAGATGCCCTTTCCTCTAAATTGTTGCCGTTTGTTTACGCTGGGAATGCTAGTAACAATGCTACTTATGGAAATTTTTGTTTCCCCGGAACACTAATTCCCGAGAAGGTAAAGGGGAAGATCGTTATGTGCGAGAAAGGAGTGAATGTTAGGGTTGAGAAAGGGGAGGTAGTGAAAGCTGCGGGTGGACTGGGAATGATTCTTGCAAATACGGCCTATGAGGGAGAAGAGCGTACGGCGAATGCTTTTCTGTTACCTGCGACTACTGTGGGAGAGAAAGCCAGTGACATTATCCGCCACTACGCCTTTACCGATCCGAATCCCACTGCTTCGATTGTGTTCCAAGGAACGGTCGTCAACGTCCAGCCGTCTCCTGTGCTTGCAGCTTTTAGCTCGCGAGGACCTAATCCCATAACGCCAAACATTCTCAAACCGGACTTGATCGCTCCTGGAGTCAATATCCTCGCCGCGTGGACCGGAGCTGTGGGACCGTCCGGACTAGCTTCGGATACTCGCCGCGTGGAATTCAACATCATCTCAGGAACGTCCATGTCTTGCCCTCACGTCAGCGGTTTAGCGGCTCTTCTCAAGTCTGTATATCCCGAATGGAGCCCCGCGGCTATTCGATCGGCTCTCATGACCACCGCTTATAATACATACAAAGACGGAAACCCGATCATTGACATCGCGACGGGGATACCTTCAACGCCGTTCGAGCACGGTGCAGGACATGTATCGCCAACGACGGCCGTCAATCCAGGACTCATCTACGATCTAACGACGGCCGATTATTTAGGTTTCCTCTGCGCATTGAAATATAATTCGTCGCTGATCAGAATCATATCGAGAGGCAACTACACTTGCGACCCAAGCAAAACGTACTCCGTCGCTGATCTAAACTATCCGTCGTTTGCCGTTAACGTCGACGGGTCCAGCACGTACAAGTACACACGCACGGTCACAAACGTTGGAGGAGCTGGGTCATACTCGGTTAAAGTAACGTCGGAGACAACAGCAGTCAAGATTTCGGTTGAACCGgcgattttgaattttaaagaaGTGAACGAGAAGAAATCTTATGAGGTAACGTTTACCGTTGACTCGTCTAAGCCGTCTGGGTCTAACAGCTTTGGGAGCATTGAGTGGTCAGATGGGAAACATGTGGTGGCCAGTCCCGTGGCGATTAGCTGGCCATAG